A stretch of the Papaver somniferum cultivar HN1 chromosome 6, ASM357369v1, whole genome shotgun sequence genome encodes the following:
- the LOC113285337 gene encoding esterase OVCA2-like, whose amino-acid sequence MKTKPRFLCLHGMRTSAKIFKEQIFKRWPDSILENIDLVFIDAPFPSLDDKPTIRGFVGIDDLFDPPYYDWFQFDQEFMEYKNLDECIDYIQDCMLKLGHFDGLMGFSQGGIFSATLPALQKKGLALNKVPQIRNVMIIGGATFLCPVMAEKAHPPGNKNSCKSLHFLGETDILKERGMKLLESFVNPYVIHHPRGHTIPRLGKPTELLM is encoded by the exons ATGAAAACGAAACCAAGGTTTCTTTGTCTTCATGGAATGAGAACGAGTGCAAAAATTTTCAAGGAACAAATATTCAAAAGATGGCCAGATTCTATACTTGAAAACATTGATCTAGTCTTCATTGATGCTCCATTTCCGTCTCTTGATGACAAACCCACCATCAGAGGTTTTGTGGGCATTGATGATCTCTTCGATCCTCCATACTACGATTGGTTCCAATTCGATCAA GAATTCATGGAGTACAAGAACTTGGATGAGTGTATTGACTACATCCAAGATTGCATGCTTAAGCTAGGACATTTTGATGGTCTAATGGGATTTTCACAA GGGGGAATTTTCTCGGCCACTTTGCCAGCGTTACAGAAAAAG GGTTTAGCACTTAATAAAGTTCCTCAAATAAGAAATGTGATGATAATTGGAGGAGCGACCTTTTTATGCCCGGTCATGGCTGAGAAAGCTCACCCTCCAGGGAACAAGAATTCCTGCAAGTCTCTTCACTTTTTGGGTGAGACGGACATTTTAAAGGAGCGCGGGATGAAGCTTTTGGAATCCTTTGTTAACCCATACGTTATTCATCACCCCAGAGGCCACACTATCCCAAGACTTGGTAAACCAACTGAACTGCTGATGTAA